A single window of Dermochelys coriacea isolate rDerCor1 chromosome 14, rDerCor1.pri.v4, whole genome shotgun sequence DNA harbors:
- the LOC119842514 gene encoding putative olfactory receptor 2B3 isoform X2 gives MDLLLSHFSVSEFILLGFSSQPGMQLLLFAVFLAIYLAIYFGNSLILALIRIDSQLHMSMYFFLANLSFLDIIYTTTTVPQMLLYLLSKKKSISYTGCIIQMYIFLSLGITECILYTVMAYDRYMAICHPLHYTLIMSRSVCVKMAASSWVGGFFFAMVHTSVTMRLPYCGPNEINHFFCEGPAILKLACADTQVIEVVVFMMGVILLMTPVFLILVSYVFILMAILRISSAEGRFKAFSTCTAHITMVTLFYGAANFMYMHPASSYSPERDKYFSFFYNVVSSLLNPLIYSLRNKDVKGALVKLMGKK, from the exons ATGGACTTGTTACTCTCCCATTT CTCCGTGTCGGAGTTCATCCTGCTGGGATTCTCCAGCCAGCCCGggatgcagctgctgctctttgcaGTCTTCCTGGCCATCTACTTAGCCATCTACTTTGGGAACAGCCTCATCCTCGCCCTTATCAGGATTGACTCCCAACTCCACATGTCCATGTACTTTTTCCTGGCAAACCTCTCTTTTCTGGACATCATCTACACCACCACCACTGTGCCACAGATGCTGCTCTACCTCCTCTCCAAAAAGAAGAGCATCTCTTATACTGGCTGCATCATCCAGATGTACATCTTCCTCTCACTGGGGATAACTGAGTGCATCCTCTATACTGTAATGGCCTATGACCGGTACATGGCCATTTGCCACCCACTGCACTATACTCTCATCATGAGCAGGTCGGTCTGTGTCAAGATGGCTGCCAGCTCTTGGGTGGGAGGTTTCTTCTTTGCCATGGTGCACACCAGTGTCACCATGAGGCTGCCCTACTGTGGCCCAAATGAGATCAACCACTTCTTCTGTGAGGGGCCAGCCATTTTGAAGCTGGCTTGTGCGGACACCCAGGTCATCGAGGTGGTGGTCTTCATGATGGGGGTGATACTGCTCATGACCCCAGTCTTCTTGATCCTGGTTTCTTACGTGTTCATCCTAATGGCCATCTTGAGGATTTCCTCAGCGGAGGGGAGGTTCAAGGCCTTCTCCACCTGCACTGCGCACATCACCATGGTGACACTCTTCTATGGTGCTGCCAACTTCATGTACATGCATCCTGCCTCCAGCTACTCACCCGAGAGGGACAAATACTTCTCTTTCTTTTACAATGTGGTGTCTTCCCTCCTGAATCCtctcatctacagcctgagaaacaaggaTGTCAAAGGAGCGCTGGTCAAATTGATGGGTAAAAAATGA
- the LOC119842514 gene encoding putative olfactory receptor 2B3 isoform X1 — protein sequence MRNLTWQNRSSVSEFILLGFSSQPGMQLLLFAVFLAIYLAIYFGNSLILALIRIDSQLHMSMYFFLANLSFLDIIYTTTTVPQMLLYLLSKKKSISYTGCIIQMYIFLSLGITECILYTVMAYDRYMAICHPLHYTLIMSRSVCVKMAASSWVGGFFFAMVHTSVTMRLPYCGPNEINHFFCEGPAILKLACADTQVIEVVVFMMGVILLMTPVFLILVSYVFILMAILRISSAEGRFKAFSTCTAHITMVTLFYGAANFMYMHPASSYSPERDKYFSFFYNVVSSLLNPLIYSLRNKDVKGALVKLMGKK from the coding sequence ATGAGAAATCTTACATGGCAGAACAGAAGCTCCGTGTCGGAGTTCATCCTGCTGGGATTCTCCAGCCAGCCCGggatgcagctgctgctctttgcaGTCTTCCTGGCCATCTACTTAGCCATCTACTTTGGGAACAGCCTCATCCTCGCCCTTATCAGGATTGACTCCCAACTCCACATGTCCATGTACTTTTTCCTGGCAAACCTCTCTTTTCTGGACATCATCTACACCACCACCACTGTGCCACAGATGCTGCTCTACCTCCTCTCCAAAAAGAAGAGCATCTCTTATACTGGCTGCATCATCCAGATGTACATCTTCCTCTCACTGGGGATAACTGAGTGCATCCTCTATACTGTAATGGCCTATGACCGGTACATGGCCATTTGCCACCCACTGCACTATACTCTCATCATGAGCAGGTCGGTCTGTGTCAAGATGGCTGCCAGCTCTTGGGTGGGAGGTTTCTTCTTTGCCATGGTGCACACCAGTGTCACCATGAGGCTGCCCTACTGTGGCCCAAATGAGATCAACCACTTCTTCTGTGAGGGGCCAGCCATTTTGAAGCTGGCTTGTGCGGACACCCAGGTCATCGAGGTGGTGGTCTTCATGATGGGGGTGATACTGCTCATGACCCCAGTCTTCTTGATCCTGGTTTCTTACGTGTTCATCCTAATGGCCATCTTGAGGATTTCCTCAGCGGAGGGGAGGTTCAAGGCCTTCTCCACCTGCACTGCGCACATCACCATGGTGACACTCTTCTATGGTGCTGCCAACTTCATGTACATGCATCCTGCCTCCAGCTACTCACCCGAGAGGGACAAATACTTCTCTTTCTTTTACAATGTGGTGTCTTCCCTCCTGAATCCtctcatctacagcctgagaaacaaggaTGTCAAAGGAGCGCTGGTCAAATTGATGGGTAAAAAATGA